A genomic window from Dehalobacter sp. 12DCB1 includes:
- a CDS encoding Crp/Fnr family transcriptional regulator, producing MDVLHSSMYLQWANPPASDRFFNYVKEKGFKKSFEKGTTILHEGEIVQHGYYIVEGWVALCFNNPAGDSRIASILGPKRPFGLAAALDQVPIPLSFKAIRDCEFYLVSRDILIQGMREDIDLNLEMIDSIFTRCKSAYQMINLSTYFPSEKKLVYFFITLLQYMEYREARDWYELPINLSHTQIAQLIGLSRVTVCNIFNQYRSEGKIRSSQQKLFVSNRLINDEYVKLFLET from the coding sequence ATGGATGTGTTGCATTCTTCTATGTATTTACAGTGGGCGAATCCGCCAGCCAGTGACAGGTTCTTTAATTATGTGAAGGAAAAGGGCTTTAAAAAGAGCTTTGAAAAAGGAACCACCATCTTGCATGAAGGAGAAATTGTGCAACATGGGTACTACATTGTCGAAGGTTGGGTTGCTCTTTGTTTCAATAATCCTGCCGGGGATTCTAGGATTGCTTCTATACTTGGGCCAAAAAGGCCTTTTGGCTTAGCAGCGGCTTTAGACCAGGTGCCGATTCCCTTATCTTTCAAAGCTATCCGAGACTGTGAGTTTTACTTGGTTTCCCGGGACATTCTGATTCAGGGGATGAGAGAGGATATCGATTTAAATCTTGAGATGATTGATAGTATATTCACCAGATGTAAAAGTGCTTATCAAATGATTAATTTATCTACGTATTTTCCTTCGGAGAAAAAGCTAGTATATTTCTTTATTACTTTGCTTCAATACATGGAATATAGGGAAGCAAGGGATTGGTATGAGTTGCCGATTAACCTGTCACATACCCAAATCGCGCAACTCATTGGCTTATCCAGGGTTACAGTGTGCAATATCTTCAATCAGTATAGATCTGAAGGGAAAATTAGATCTTCCCAGCAAAAGCTTTTTGTTTCTAATCGATTAATAAATGACGAGTATGTTAAATTGTTTTTAGAGACCTAA